A genomic window from Candidatus Bathyarchaeum sp. includes:
- a CDS encoding YHS domain-containing protein — protein sequence MAVDPVCKMTVDEKTAKHKSNYKGKTYYFCAPGCKIAFDEDPEKYLK from the coding sequence TTGGCAGTAGACCCAGTTTGTAAAATGACCGTGGACGAAAAAACAGCCAAACACAAAAGCAACTACAAAGGAAAAACCTACTACTTCTGTGCCCCCGGATGCAAAATCGCCTTCGACGAAGACCCCGAAAAATACCTCAAATAG
- a CDS encoding heavy metal translocating P-type ATPase, which produces MDAQQKKRIVLDIGGMHCATCAQTIEKRLPKLKGVIYATINLAAEKAIIDYDPTVVTQQAIEDAISDVGYRVIHQEVTLKLSGMHCTMCAQAIEKALSQKEGVYKAAVNFATESAFVEFNAAQVSLESIKKVIRDVGYDVVEPEGGVQDAEQKERDNEIRSLKNRLIFSIVFTIPVVLYSNARFLPFALPTLPIDNFVPLLLFVLATPVHFLVGHRFFTGAYKAIKNKNPNMDVLVTLGTSAAYFYSVYGTFFGEGKLYYTTAVSLMVFLILGKLLEAIAKGRTSAAIRKLMGLRAKTARIIRNGEETEVPVEDVQVGDIVIVRPGEKIPVDGEVVEGYSGVDEKVITGESIPVEKKVGDSVVGATINKTGMLKFKATKVGSDTVLAQIIKLVENALGSKAPIQRMVDVVSSYFVPMVLISATLSFFVWYFVGADFTFALTIFIAVLIIACPCAMGLATPTAIMVGVGKGAEYGVLIKSSEALETAHKLQAIVFDKTGTLTKGEPEVTDIIPVSSKKAKAEQELLKLAAIAEKNSEHPLGEAIVRKAREMHLEISDPEEFNAIPGYGVEVVYSKKKVLLGTRKLMEQNKVDIKELEEKMQSLEENGKTAMLVAVDRKAAGVIAVADTLKEYSVDAVKTLQGMGVEVVMLTGDNKRTAHAIAKQIGVNRVLAEVLPKDKASEIKRLQDEGKIVAMVGDGINDAPALAQANIGIAVGSGTDVAIETGDIVLVKNDLRDVVTSIQLSRATINKIKQGLFWAFAYNVILIPIAAGVLYPTFNILLEPTYAAIAMSLSSVSVVTNASLLRRFKPKLEKQD; this is translated from the coding sequence ATGGATGCTCAACAAAAGAAACGGATTGTTCTAGACATTGGGGGAATGCATTGTGCAACTTGTGCCCAGACAATCGAAAAACGGTTACCCAAACTGAAAGGTGTAATTTATGCGACCATTAATCTTGCGGCAGAAAAAGCAATCATAGACTACGACCCAACTGTTGTAACTCAACAAGCTATTGAAGACGCCATCTCTGATGTGGGCTACAGGGTAATTCATCAAGAAGTCACCCTCAAACTAAGCGGAATGCACTGCACCATGTGCGCCCAAGCTATTGAAAAAGCTTTAAGTCAAAAAGAGGGCGTTTACAAAGCCGCTGTAAATTTTGCTACAGAATCCGCCTTTGTAGAGTTTAATGCTGCGCAGGTCAGCTTAGAATCAATAAAAAAAGTCATCCGAGACGTCGGATACGATGTTGTGGAGCCCGAAGGCGGCGTCCAAGACGCTGAACAAAAAGAGCGCGACAATGAAATTCGGTCCCTGAAAAACAGGCTAATTTTTTCGATTGTATTCACAATTCCAGTAGTGCTATACAGTAACGCGCGGTTTCTTCCATTTGCGTTGCCTACATTGCCTATTGACAATTTTGTTCCTTTGTTGTTGTTTGTTTTAGCAACTCCTGTCCATTTTCTGGTTGGACACCGCTTCTTTACTGGAGCTTACAAGGCAATCAAAAACAAAAACCCAAACATGGACGTTCTGGTCACCCTGGGAACATCAGCGGCGTATTTTTACAGTGTTTACGGCACCTTTTTTGGTGAAGGAAAACTATACTACACCACCGCAGTTTCTTTGATGGTATTTTTGATTCTAGGAAAACTGTTAGAAGCCATAGCCAAAGGCAGAACCTCCGCCGCCATACGCAAACTCATGGGGTTGCGTGCTAAAACTGCCCGAATAATTCGTAATGGTGAAGAAACTGAAGTTCCTGTTGAAGACGTGCAAGTAGGTGACATTGTAATTGTTCGTCCAGGCGAAAAAATCCCTGTGGATGGAGAAGTTGTTGAGGGCTACTCGGGAGTCGACGAAAAAGTAATTACTGGAGAAAGCATTCCGGTCGAAAAAAAGGTTGGCGATTCTGTTGTGGGTGCAACAATCAACAAAACTGGTATGCTCAAATTTAAAGCAACCAAAGTCGGCTCAGACACTGTTCTTGCCCAGATTATCAAACTTGTTGAAAACGCCTTGGGTTCTAAAGCTCCAATTCAACGTATGGTTGACGTGGTTAGTAGCTATTTTGTTCCTATGGTTTTGATTTCTGCAACCCTATCTTTTTTTGTTTGGTATTTTGTAGGTGCAGACTTTACCTTTGCGTTAACCATATTCATTGCTGTTCTGATCATCGCGTGCCCATGCGCAATGGGCTTGGCAACGCCAACTGCAATCATGGTTGGAGTAGGAAAAGGCGCCGAATATGGCGTTTTAATTAAAAGTAGCGAAGCCCTAGAAACTGCCCATAAACTGCAAGCAATCGTATTTGATAAAACAGGAACCCTAACCAAAGGTGAACCCGAGGTCACAGACATTATTCCAGTTTCTTCTAAGAAAGCTAAAGCAGAGCAAGAACTGCTAAAGCTAGCAGCAATTGCTGAAAAGAACTCTGAGCATCCTTTGGGTGAAGCGATCGTACGAAAAGCACGGGAGATGCATCTTGAGATTTCTGACCCTGAAGAGTTTAACGCAATTCCGGGATATGGTGTTGAAGTTGTTTACAGTAAAAAGAAGGTTTTGCTTGGCACCCGAAAGTTGATGGAACAAAACAAGGTGGACATTAAGGAACTAGAAGAAAAAATGCAGTCTTTGGAAGAGAATGGCAAGACTGCCATGCTTGTGGCAGTGGATAGAAAGGCTGCGGGTGTGATTGCGGTTGCGGATACTTTGAAGGAGTATTCTGTTGATGCAGTTAAAACTCTTCAGGGTATGGGGGTTGAAGTGGTTATGCTTACAGGAGACAATAAACGAACTGCCCACGCCATTGCGAAACAAATTGGGGTGAACCGTGTTTTGGCAGAAGTTTTGCCCAAGGATAAAGCTTCAGAAATCAAACGGTTGCAAGATGAAGGAAAAATTGTAGCAATGGTTGGGGATGGCATTAATGATGCTCCTGCTTTGGCTCAAGCAAATATTGGAATCGCAGTTGGTAGCGGAACTGATGTCGCCATAGAAACCGGTGACATAGTGTTAGTTAAAAACGACCTTCGGGACGTAGTCACCAGCATCCAACTCAGTCGAGCAACAATCAACAAAATTAAACAAGGCTTGTTCTGGGCGTTCGCATACAACGTCATATTAATTCCCATAGCAGCAGGAGTTTTGTATCCAACCTTCAACATCTTGTTAGAACCCACCTATGCTGCAATTGCAATGTCGCTGAGTTCAGTTTCTGTAGTAACTAACGCGTCCTTGCTTAGAAGATTCAAACCCAAACTAGAAAAACAAGACTAG
- the trxA gene encoding thioredoxin, translating to MENKGVVALTSSTFDSFINSDIPAIVDFWADWCMPCRMMAPVMEELAQAYDGKAKFGKVNVDQNNQISSRYGIMSIPHFLIFKNGTVVQKIVGAVGRGPLEDALKQHM from the coding sequence ATGGAAAATAAAGGTGTAGTTGCGTTGACGTCTTCAACTTTTGACAGTTTCATAAACTCAGACATCCCAGCGATAGTGGATTTCTGGGCAGACTGGTGCATGCCCTGCCGCATGATGGCACCCGTAATGGAAGAGCTCGCCCAAGCATACGACGGAAAAGCAAAATTTGGAAAAGTAAACGTGGACCAAAACAATCAGATTTCTAGCCGTTATGGAATAATGAGTATCCCCCACTTTTTGATATTCAAGAACGGAACAGTAGTCCAAAAAATAGTAGGCGCAGTAGGTCGCGGACCCCTAGAAGACGCCCTTAAACAGCACATGTAA
- a CDS encoding ATP-NAD kinase family protein, giving the protein MTQKDPQNKFKKTVGFIVNPIAGMGGAVGLKGTDGTQILEKAVSLGAKPVAPARAELFLTALEPVKEDVLLLVGPGLMGENEAKNQGYDYKVFGEQKTNTTPEDTITVAKTIAAQTVDLLVFCGGDGTARDVLKAVDVKTPVLGVPTGVKMHSAVFGIDPKAAARIASQYLYGFLPLWEAEVMDIDEEQFRQGRVSARLHGYLISPYEPSLIQGAKMSSPMTESELRNQAAMAVYVIEEMQDDIVYVISAGTTTRTIGDLLDQKKTLLGVDLFVNKKIVAKDVNEQQILQGIEGKKAKIIVTPIGGQGFVFGRGNQQISPKVIRKVGIENIIVIATENKMKHLKRLKVDTGDPELDAEFAGTIKVVTDYKIEKVVKIE; this is encoded by the coding sequence TTGACGCAAAAAGACCCCCAAAACAAATTCAAAAAAACAGTAGGGTTTATTGTAAACCCAATCGCAGGCATGGGCGGAGCAGTTGGACTCAAAGGCACCGACGGCACACAAATTCTAGAAAAAGCCGTTTCTCTTGGTGCAAAACCTGTTGCTCCTGCACGTGCAGAACTTTTTCTAACCGCACTAGAGCCCGTCAAAGAGGATGTTCTTCTTTTGGTTGGACCCGGATTAATGGGAGAAAACGAAGCAAAAAATCAAGGATACGACTACAAAGTTTTTGGAGAACAAAAAACAAACACAACTCCTGAAGATACCATAACAGTAGCGAAAACTATCGCAGCCCAAACTGTTGATCTTCTAGTTTTTTGTGGCGGCGACGGAACCGCCCGAGACGTATTAAAAGCTGTTGATGTGAAAACACCAGTTTTGGGGGTTCCAACAGGAGTAAAAATGCACAGTGCAGTTTTTGGAATCGACCCCAAAGCTGCGGCACGAATTGCTTCTCAGTACCTTTATGGTTTTTTGCCATTATGGGAAGCAGAAGTCATGGACATAGACGAAGAACAATTCCGCCAAGGCAGAGTGTCTGCAAGATTGCACGGATACTTGATTAGCCCATACGAGCCTAGTTTAATTCAGGGGGCAAAGATGTCCTCACCCATGACAGAAAGTGAGTTACGCAATCAGGCTGCCATGGCCGTTTACGTTATTGAAGAAATGCAAGACGACATAGTTTATGTCATTTCAGCCGGAACAACCACCCGCACCATCGGCGATCTTTTGGACCAAAAAAAGACCCTCCTTGGAGTAGACCTTTTTGTTAACAAAAAAATCGTAGCAAAAGACGTAAACGAACAACAAATCCTCCAAGGCATCGAAGGCAAAAAAGCCAAAATCATTGTAACACCTATTGGAGGTCAAGGCTTTGTTTTTGGCAGGGGAAACCAGCAGATAAGCCCGAAGGTAATCCGTAAAGTGGGCATAGAAAACATCATAGTAATTGCAACAGAAAATAAAATGAAGCATCTTAAGCGCCTAAAAGTGGATACTGGAGACCCCGAACTGGATGCAGAGTTTGCTGGAACAATAAAAGTTGTAACAGATTACAAAATTGAAAAAGTAGTAAAAATTGAATAA
- a CDS encoding AAA family ATPase, protein MKKIVTLGRGGSGKTTFVSLMTKYFIEKNETPILLIDADPDQNLSEMLGIDLTTEGNKTISELLVETFMDSGGTTVGVPPSKRIESKIWETGLYEGENFDFMAIGTKFIEGCYCLPNNALKTALGGLTKSYKYVIIDSPGGLEHLNRRIASEVDDMFDIIDPSQKSFHHVERAYKIAKEVDIKFNNFYVVSGNRVPESLETEVQNRINLKYLGKISYDKEVEKAILKGTSLIDLPETSPAYVSVKKILQKAGY, encoded by the coding sequence TTGAAGAAAATTGTTACTTTAGGTAGAGGTGGCAGTGGAAAAACTACTTTTGTTTCCCTTATGACAAAATACTTTATTGAAAAAAACGAAACCCCCATTCTTCTTATCGATGCTGACCCTGACCAGAACCTTTCTGAAATGTTGGGAATTGACCTTACCACTGAAGGAAACAAAACAATTTCCGAATTGCTTGTGGAAACTTTTATGGACAGTGGCGGCACCACAGTTGGAGTCCCGCCCTCAAAACGGATCGAAAGCAAAATCTGGGAAACTGGACTTTATGAAGGTGAAAACTTTGATTTCATGGCGATTGGCACAAAATTCATTGAAGGATGCTATTGCCTGCCGAACAACGCCCTAAAAACTGCTCTTGGAGGCTTAACAAAAAGCTACAAGTATGTAATCATTGACTCTCCAGGAGGCTTAGAACACCTTAACCGCCGAATCGCCTCTGAAGTTGACGACATGTTTGACATTATTGATCCATCACAGAAGTCATTCCATCACGTGGAAAGAGCCTACAAAATCGCCAAAGAAGTAGACATCAAATTCAATAACTTCTATGTAGTTTCAGGAAACCGAGTCCCCGAATCACTAGAAACAGAAGTCCAAAACAGAATCAACCTAAAGTATCTAGGAAAAATCAGCTACGACAAAGAAGTCGAAAAAGCCATCCTTAAAGGAACGTCTCTAATCGACTTGCCTGAAACATCCCCCGCATACGTGTCAGTAAAAAAGATACTGCAAAAAGCAGGATATTAA